The genome window AAATCTTCCTGTTCTATGGTGTTTACAAATTGCAATTTAGCTGCTTCAATGGTTTTGCTCAACTCTGGAGTTATGATAAATTGCAAATGCTCGCTCCTCAGATCTGGGTATAAAGTAGCACTTCCTGCGTGTAAGGACTTAATAAATTCAGCGGGGTTCAATTTTGCTAGCTGATCCATAACATAGTGGTTCAAGAATAGAGTTGGGGTACCGTCCATTTTAGAATGTTCGGCCAAGAAGCCCGAAAAGCCATTTCCAGCGACGAAAAACTGTAGTGGTTTATCGAAGTATCTATTTGTCCCATCACCGTGCCAGCACACTCTAGATTTGTCCTCCAAAGTGATTGGGGCAGCATCCTGGTCTAGACACAAAACGAATGATGATTGATGGATTATctgcaaagaagaagcggaCACTGGGTCTGCTTGCAATTGTTGGTATGCATCTGCCCACTCATTGCGAGGAAGCGTAGTTAGTGCTCCAATGCCAGCATTTGCCTCTACAATGGATCCTTGCGTGGCAAGTTGGTTAACAATTTGGTTCAACTGTCTGTACACCACAGACACCGGCAATACAGAGCCTGTTTCTCTGTCGTGGGTATACACTTTGTAGAAATTATCCTTGTAAGCGACGGTTAAATAGCCATGCTCATAGATCGAATAAAAATCGTTTCGGTCCTGGTTGAACTGGGGCACTCTGGAGTTGTTGAACATGTACTGGAAGCCGTTCATGCAGAACGGCTTGTCCTTGACAACTTCAGCGGGCAAGGATTCGTCTTTTAGGGCTTCGATAAACTTGACGACGCCTGCGATGATGGCTGTTGCCTTGATCAACATATCGGAATCAATTACACGATGCGTGGAGGCCAACGGCTTGTGGCCGTAGAAATACGAGACAAAAGGGACTACTGGCGAACGATCGGCCAAGTAGATCTGAGAATCCCACATTTCTTGCATCCAGTTTCTACGTTCCATTGAGTAAGAGAGTAGCCGTTCTTGCAAGGTCGGACCCTGGTTCGATAGGAATTGGTAGCAGAGCTGCACCTGTTTTTCATAATCGGACTCGGAGTTGCAATAAGGTTTGATTGATTTCAAATACTTGTCAAGCGTAGACTTAAGTTCTGGCACGGGCAACGAGGGCATATCTTCCTGTTTTGAGTACGTGAGGCCCTTAAAAGACGGCCTGTTCTTCTGGTAGTAGGAATTTGGGCGCGCTGCGAGATACTCATCATTCGAGCCTGTTTCGAATTGGAACGTCTTGTAATTGTAAAAATGTCTGACCATGGTGCTACGACCTTTGATCCAGTTGGGGCTCCAGCGTGATACGCTAGTTTTCAAGGCCATCTTTGTTGCAACGAAATGGCTTCTTCTGTGAGGATTCAAGAAAGTAGCTTCAGCAAATGCTATTCTACTATATATCAGTTACTTGCAGTTAGGGCTTTCCTTTCCTGTTTCATTGCGCTATTGtgaccttttttttatataatGTAAAGTAGTGTAGAGAGTGGATGTCTTGGTATTGCTCAACTCCTTCCATCCTCTATCTCCAGTCATCACTATGTGCATGCGTATGTAAGTATGTATGCCTGTGTGGGGGAAGTGGAGCGTAAAGTCATATCACATCACATCCTAGGGTCAGCCATTCATTAGCTCTCCATGAATCGCTGAGAAGTGATATTGCCCTCATGACGATGACCGTTTGCAAATGTGCGTGCGTATGattgtgtgtgttttgtgctttttttttgttttttaagtttttcttcagcCTAGTCAGGGTCCGGACTAAATCCGGAACTACAGACAAAAGGTCCGGTTTCTCCATTAAACCTGGGGTAGGTTTGAGAGAGGGGGATACCTGGGAGAGGCAAGAGAAAACCTCGGGGAGCTGCGGGAAGAGAGAGGGTTAAGAGGGTGAAAGAGAATaaagagagagatagaGAGCGTAAGGGAGCGTGCGCGTGTGCGCGCGCTATCTTTATCATTCCGTAATTGCCCGAGGTTTTCTCATgcctctctctctctctcctTAGACATCCCCTCCCCTCACTTCGTTAAATTTACCCTCCTCAGTCTGCTTTCGTGCCCAAACGGTGGCCCTTCCCGACGAATGTGGTCTTGGCGCCTCTGCCGCCGGCTCTGCCGTGAGATGCACCGGAGACCCTAGTACCAGCAGTAGCGCCTGCCGTAACAGGCAGTTTCCGCCGAGAGAGGCCAACTAACCGCCCTAGTCCCAGAATCAGGCGCGCAAACCATGTTGGCGCACGGAAGCGGCCGCTGCCCCGTACACCGTACTCGGGGCCCTTGCCGCGCAAGTACCCGTACAAGGGACCGTACGTCCTGGTATCCAAACACGAGTACACGTACCCGGCGCAGAATCCAATTACCGTGATTGAAAAGCGCGTGTAACCACGCGTGTCgtcaaacaaaaacgacATAAACAAGTGCACAAGTGACAAATACTTGCCAAGTATTGGGAATAGGCCGTAGAACATCACCTTGACGTTGCTGTTATCCAAGGTCCAGGTGTAGAGCATCGATCCGATAAAGGCGTTAGTGAAGATGCCGTACTCGATATGGCATATCTCTGCGAGCACTAGGATGAGCGCGAAGTTGAAACAGATGTAGAAAAGATAATCGATAGAGCGATTAAAATGGACCAGTTCCAAGTGTAAAGATCTCGTGTACACAGTGTAAAGGTCGAAACATGCCTTCATGGCGTCATTTGGTGGTAGAATTAGAAAGCACGTGAACAGTCGCCAAATTTGCAGTTTAAAGGCAACGCCGTAGAGGGACCATTGGAAGTCGGTGAAGTAGCGAGGGAGGATGGACAACCGCTGCACGAGGCATATCAGGACCATGATAAGACATATACAGCGGGTCACGGGCGGGATCTGGCCCACAAATTGGATGAGTTCGTTGCGCATTGTTTTCAACTTGTTTAAAAGGGGAGATTGAGAGAGGGCTTAAAAAAGGTGTCCTGTCCTGCTGTCCTGGGTGTTACTTTACACTATGatttctcttccttttccttctaGTTACAGAGAGATGTCGCTCTAATCGATTGTTCTTGGACGATATTCAGGTGGTAGACGTGGGCAGGAGAGAGCCAAAGTGCGGTTTGCTTTGCCTtgcccttctttttttgttgactaattttctttgtctttctttctattctCTAAGGTTTGAGATTAGtagcagcagtagtagtagtcacttccagaaaaaaaaaaaagtacgCAGTTTTTGGTGATTTGGTGGCCTTAAACACATATTTG of Kluyveromyces marxianus DMKU3-1042 DNA, complete genome, chromosome 3 contains these proteins:
- the CAT2 gene encoding carnitine O-acetyltransferase CAT2, which translates into the protein MALKTSVSRWSPNWIKGRSTMVRHFYNYKTFQFETGSNDEYLAARPNSYYQKNRPSFKGLTYSKQEDMPSLPVPELKSTLDKYLKSIKPYCNSESDYEKQVQLCYQFLSNQGPTLQERLLSYSMERRNWMQEMWDSQIYLADRSPVVPFVSYFYGHKPLASTHRVIDSDMLIKATAIIAGVVKFIEALKDESLPAEVVKDKPFCMNGFQYMFNNSRVPQFNQDRNDFYSIYEHGYLTVAYKDNFYKVYTHDRETGSVLPVSVVYRQLNQIVNQLATQGSIVEANAGIGALTTLPRNEWADAYQQLQADPVSASSLQIIHQSSFVLCLDQDAAPITLEDKSRVCWHGDGTNRYFDKPLQFFVAGNGFSGFLAEHSKMDGTPTLFLNHYVMDQLAKLNPAEFIKSLHAGSATLYPDLRSEHLQFIITPELSKTIEAAKLQFVNTIEQEDLRVWHYNRYGKRIIKTFKVSPDAFIQQIIQLAVFKYLKRQLPTYEAASTRAFFQGRTETGRSVTDASSKFVKTWESTTATTQEKVSAFYDAAKEHVEYLKMASNGQAIDRHFFGLKNMVQESDAPVPLFQDPLFKYSSTWLISTSQLSSENFECYGWSQVYDNGFGLAYMINNDFLHINITNKPEASGLSANELHYYLSQAADEIYETLSQHSSSKPNL
- the DFM1 gene encoding Dfm1p, which produces MRNELIQFVGQIPPVTRCICLIMVLICLVQRLSILPRYFTDFQWSLYGVAFKLQIWRLFTCFLILPPNDAMKACFDLYTVYTRSLHLELVHFNRSIDYLFYICFNFALILVLAEICHIEYGIFTNAFIGSMLYTWTLDNSNVKVMFYGLFPILGKYLSLVHLFMSFLFDDTRGYTRFSITVIGFCAGYVYSCLDTRTYGPLYGYLRGKGPEYGVRGSGRFRAPTWFARLILGLGRLVGLSRRKLPVTAGATAGTRVSGASHGRAGGRGAKTTFVGKGHRLGTKAD